The Procambarus clarkii isolate CNS0578487 chromosome 61, FALCON_Pclarkii_2.0, whole genome shotgun sequence sequence CAGCCAGCAACAGCAATGCACGCAAGACAGCCAGCAACAGCAATGCACGCAAGACAGCCAGCAACAGCAATGCACGCAAGACAGCCAGCAACAGCAATGCACGCAAGACAGCCAGCAACAGCAATGCACGCAAGACAGCCAGCAACAGCAATGCACGCAAGACAGCCAGCAACAGCAATGCACGCAAGACAGCCAGCAACAGCAATGCACGCAAGACAGCCAGCAACAGCAATGCACGCAAGACAGCCAGCAACAGCAATGCACGCAAGACAGCCAGCAACAGCAATGCATGCAAGACAGCCAGCAACAGCAATGCACGCAAGACAGCCAGCAACAGCAATGCACGCAAGACAGCCAGCAACAGCAATGCACGCAAGACAGCCAGCAACAGCAATGCACGCAAGACAGCCAGCAACAGCAATGCATGCACACCAGCCAGCAACAGCAATGCACGCAAGACAGCCAGCAACAGCAATGCACGCAAGACAGCCAGCAACAGCAATGCATGCACACCAGCCAGCAACAGCAATGCACGCGCCAGAGATTGGCAACCATTCAAGAATGCACTAATTTGCACTTGATATTCTAATTGACAAATGTGCTGTTGGTGGCGGCCGTGTGGGTGCATTGCTGACACGTTCGCTATCCGTGCACGGATAGTGTACGTGTCCGTGCATGGCTCGTGTGGGTGACCTCGTGTACGGCCCGTGTGAGTGACCTCGTGCACGGACAGTGTACGTGTCAGCGTGCATGGCCCGTGTGGGTGACCTCGTGCACGGACAGTGTACGTGTCAGCGTGCATGGCTCGTGTGGGTGACCTCGTGCACGGACCGTGTACGTGCCAGCGTGTACGGCCCGTGTGCACGGTGGTGGGTGCCGGCTACCACGGTGGGTGGCGTCCAACTGGACGGTTGGTCACCAACCACCTGACTCCAGCCCACCACCAagtccacctccacacacactaccactaaccACCTTCCACTTGGGTG is a genomic window containing:
- the LOC138354118 gene encoding mucin-21-like; the encoded protein is MYQLNARKTASNSNARKTASNSNARKTASNSNARKTASNSNARKTASNSNARKTASNSNARKTASNSNARKTASNSNARKTASNSNARKTASNSNARKTASNSNACKTASNSNARKTASNSNARKTASNSNARKTASNSNARKTASNSNACTPASNSNARKTASNSNARKTASNSNACTPASNSNARARDWQPFKNALICT